DNA from Thermococcus sp. EP1:
CCTTTGCACCATATTCCGTTATCTCTTCATGGGTAAAGAAATAAACTATCACGGGAAGAAGCATTAACGCAAGCATTACTTTTAGTCTTCTAGACTTCAAAAGTCTGTAAACTTCGTTTTGGTAAAGAACACTAATCACTTGCCTCACCTATGCCGAACTTTTCCATGAGAATTCTTTCAAGAGGGCTTGTATGAGGCCTGAAAAGCTTTAAGCGAATGCCCTGGGAGGTTAGGTATTTTGGAAACTGGAGGAAAAGCTCATCCAAAAACCTTGGGTCTACTTGAACTCGTATAATCCCCTCCTCTTCCCAAACCTCTCTTACGTAGGGCTTTTCTTTTAAAAAGTTGAGTGCAAAAGCGTTGTTAGAAGTTGCAATGTCATAATCATTCTCTTCTATTTGCGTGAGATCTCGTATCCTTCCCTGAGCAATAAGCCTACCTTGATTGATGAGGCCAACATAGTTGCACATCTTTTCCACTTCACTTACTATATGAGAGCTAACAAAAATTGTCTTCCCTTCTTTTGCGAGGGATATGATTTTTCCAATAAAC
Protein-coding regions in this window:
- a CDS encoding ABC transporter ATP-binding protein produces the protein GAGKTTTIKMLTASLRPTYGEIKIFGLEMPQKRVEIMKSVGYMPEVPIAYEDMTIFDFLIYMGRLSGIKKEKAIEQAKELMSYVGVGKLALNKIKELSSGQKQRVAFASALIGNPELLILDEPTANLDPLGRIEFIGKIISLAKEGKTIFVSSHIVSEVEKMCNYVGLINQGRLIAQGRIRDLTQIEENDYDIATSNNAFALNFLKEKPYVREVWEEEGIIRVQVDPRFLDELFLQFPKYLTSQGIRLKLFRPHTSPLERILMEKFGIGEASD